The segment ACTTCCACCTGGCTCATGCCGAAGCCCTGGGCCTTCTTGACCGCATCGGCCGCAGCGAGCTGGGCAGCGTAGGGCGTACCCTTCTTGGAGCCCTTGTAGCCGATGGTGCCGCCGGACGACCAGGCAACCGAGTTGCCGTCGAGGTCGGTGATGGTGACGATGGTGTTGTTGTAGGAAGCGTGGATGTAGGCACGGCCGTGCGCAATGTTGCGGCGGACGCGCTTGGTTTTGGTATTGGTACGAGCTTTAGCCATGCAGGATCACCCTTACTTGCGCGCGGCCTTCTTCTTACCGGCAACAGTCTTTTTGGGACCCTTGCGGGTACGGGCGTTGGTCTTGGTGCGCTGACCACGAACGGGCAGACCGCGGCGGTGACGCAGGCCACGGTAGGCGCCGATGTCCATCAGGCGCTTGATGTTCTGACCGATCTCGCTGCGCAGGTCGCCTTCGACCTTGTAGGTCTTCTCGACGGCGTCGCGCAGACGGGTGATCTCCGCCTCGGTGAGGGCCTTGACGCGGGTATCAGGGTTGACCTGGGCGCGCTCGAGGACGTCGGCGGCACGGGCCGGTCCGATGCCGAAGATGTAGGTGAGGGCGATTTCGATGCGCTTCTCGCGGGGAATATCTACGCCAGCAATACGAGCCATGTTCTTACCTCACCCCTGACGCTGCTTGTGCTTGACGTTTTCGCAAATCACCAGCACGCGACCGTGGCGACGAATGACTTTGCACTTGTCGCACATCTTCTTGACAGAAGTCCTGACTTTCATTGAGTTCCTCCTTCGCGCCGCCTGCACCTCGCAAGCACCCATCACGGGCTGAGCGGGTTCCTGAGCAACGCTCGACCTCCCCGGGGGGAAATCTTATTCACGACGGCCACGGTGGCCGTTGTGGACGCTTTATTTGCGGTAGACGATGCGACCGCGACTGGGATCGTAGGGCGAGATCTCGAGCACCACCCGGTCACCGGGCAGGATGCGGATGTAGTGAATACGCATCTTACCGCTGATGTAAGCCAGGATGTCATGACCCGAGTCCAGCTGTACCCGGAACGTGGTGTTCGGGAGCGCCTCGGTGATGACCCCCTCAGCGCGAATGGTATCGGATTCTTTCTTCTCCCGCTTCTCGCGGGGTTCCTTACTCTTGCGTCGTGCCACGCAACCTCCGAATCGCGATGTTTCCTGCCGGGACCATCACCGCGCAGGCCGCCACGGATTGTCCCCGTTGCGGCTGGCCTGCGCGCTCGTAAAACAAGCCAAAGGTAATGTTACCATGCGGGAAAATCTTAATCAATAGCCTCGAGTATGCGACCGTAAACCTCATCCATGCTGCCCACCCCGTCCACTCGGCGCACCAGGCTGCGCGCCGAGTAGTAGTCGATGAGCGGCGCGGTGTCAGCGCGGTAAACCGCCTGACGCTCACGCGCGGTCGCCTCGGTGTCGTCGCTGCGGCCCGAGATCTTGCCGCGCTCCACGATCCGCGCGATCAGCTCTTCTTCGGGAACCTCGAGGGTCGGCACCGCGTCCACCTTGGCCCCGAGTTCCTCCAGGAGCACGTCGAGCTCCTCGGCCTGGCGGCGGGTACGCGGGAAACCATCGAAGATCACCCGAATGCGCTCGAGGGTCGAGAGCTTGTCCCGGATCAGCGCGATCAGGATCTCGTCGGGCACCAGCTGCCCGGCATCGAGGATCGGCTTGACACGCTGCCCCAGCTCGGTCTGGCGCGAGACGTGATCGCGCAAGATGTCGCCGGTCGAGATCTTGAGCAGGTTCTGCTCGGCAGCCAGGCGCTCGGCCTGGGTGCCTTTGCCTGCACCGGGAGGACCCAGAAAGATGATGACTTTGCTCTGACGCATGGTCCTTCCGTCCTTACAGGCGGCCGCGCAGGCGGCCCTTGGAGATGAAGCCGTCATAGCGGCGGACGGTGAGCTGAGCCTCGACCTGCTTGAGGGTATCGAGGGCCACGCCCACGACGATCAAGAGACCGGTGCCCGAGAAAGCGAAGCTGGCCGCTCCCGAGATGCCGGTGACGTTTTGCAGCAGCTGCGGCGTAAGAACGAGCGCGCCCAGGAACAGTGCGCCCCACAGGGTCAGACGGGTCGAGATGAAACCCAGGTGCTCGGCGGTCTGCGCTCCCGGGCGCACGCCCGGAATAAAGCCGCCCGCCTCGCGCAGGTTCTCGGACACCCGCTTGGGATCGAACTGGATCGAGTTGTACAGGTAGGTAAAGCCCACGATCAGCAGAACCTCGAGGACCATGCCGGTCGCGGTCGTGTTCACCAGATAGGTGGAGACGAACTCGGAGAAGCGCTGGTTCGAGGCCGCAAAGAACTGCGGGATCGACAAGAAGGCCGAGGCGAAGATCGCAGGGATCACACCGGCCTGGTTCACCTTGATCGGCAAGTAGGTGGCCTGACCGCCGTAGCGGCGTCCGCCCACCTCTTTGCGCGCGTACTGTACCGGCACGCGCCGCTCGGCCTGCTGGACCAGCACGATACCGGCGGTTACCACCAGGATGATCAGCGCAAAAGCCACGATCGAGAGCAGCGAGATCTGACCGTTCTGCGCCAGTTGCCCGATCGCCGAAATGGCCGAGGGGTACTGTGCCACGATCCCCGCAAAGATGATCAGGCTGATGCCGTTACCGATGCCGACTTCGGAGATGCGTTCACCGAGCCACAGCGTGAAGGCCACGCCTGCGACCTGGACCAGCACGAAGTGCAGGGTGAACCAGATCCCCGGAGCCCAGCCGGGAAGGAGATACGCACCGTCGTTGGCCTGAACCACGAAGGAGAGCAGTGCCGCCTGAACCGCGCCCAGAGCGATGGCCGCGTAGCGGGTGTACTGGTTGATCTTCTTGCGGCCCTCCTCACCCTCTTTCTGCAACTTCTCGAGGGGAGGCAGCGCGGTGGTCAGGATCTGGAAGACGATGCTGGCCGTGATGTACGGCAAGACGCCCAGAGCGAAAATACTGAAGGCGGAAAGGTTCCCTCCCGAAATCGAACTGACCAAACCGAGCAGGCCGCCAGCTTGACCGGCGGCCTGATCTGCCGTTTGGGGGTTGATCCCCGGAGTGGGGATCAAACTGCCCAGACGGTATAGGGTCAGTAGCAACAGGGTGAAGAGGAACTTCCGCTGCAGCTCGGGAATCCGGAGTGCGTCGCGGAAGGCTCTCAGCATCAGGCTTCCTTCGCCTCTTCGCTGCCCTGCTCTTCTTCGGTCAAGATGACCTTGCCGCCCGCCGCCTCGATCTTGGCAATGGCCGACTTGCTGGCCGCGTCAACGTGCAGGGTGTAGGCCCCGGTCACTTCACCGCTGGCGAGCAGCTTGATCGGCTTGTTGCCGTTCTTGATCAGGCCACCCACGATGAAGTCGGCGAAGTCGAGGGTCGAGCCGGGCTCGAAGCGCTCGAGGTCGCGCAGGTTGATCAGGGCGTACTCGATGCCGACGTGGTTAAAGCCACGCTTGGGCAGACGGGAGAGCAGGGTCGAACGGCCGCCCTCGAAGAACTGGCCTTTGCCAGCACCGCTGCGGCTCTTCTGGCCCTTGTGGCCACGGCCCGCGGTCTTGTCGGTGCCACCGGGGCCACGACCGACGCGCTTGCGCTCACGGCGCGAGCCGGGATTGGGCTTGAGCTCGTTGAGCTTCATTCCTCGACCTCCAGCAGAAACTTGACCTTGTTAACCATACCCTTCACCGCATCGGTGTTGGGCAGCTCACGGCTGTCGCCGAGACGCTTGAGGCCGAGGGCCTTGACGGTCGCAATCTGGTCCTCGGTGCGACCGATGGTGCTGCGAACCAGCGTCACTTTCACTGCTCGCCTCCCTTGAGGGCGGCAACCTGCTTGGCGGTACGCAGGCGCTTGAGACCGTCGAACACCGCGTAGGCGACGTTGATCTGGTTGCGGCTGCCCAGCTCCTTGGAGAGCAGGTTGGTGATGCCGGCCAGTTCGGCGATCGAACGGGGCACGATGCCCGCGATCACGCCGGTACCAGGGCCCGCAGGCTTGAGCATCACGCGGCTGGTCGTGCCTTCGCCGACGATGTCGTGCGGGATGGTGCCGTTCTCGACCGGCACGGTGATCATGTTCTTGCGGGCGATGGCCTTGGCCTTCTCGATGGCCACGGGAACTTCCTTGGCCTTACCGATGCCCATGCCGACACGACCGTTACGGTCACCGATGATGACAAGAGCCGCGAAACGGAACCGGCGACCGCCCTGGTAGGTCTTGGCGGTGCGGTTCACGGAGATCATCTTCTCCTCGAACTCGCTGGTCTCGCGCTCGTTACGACGGTTAAAAGTCAAGGCCACCCTCCCGCGCGGCGTCCGCCAGCGCCTTCACACGACCGTGGTACTTGTACTCGCCACGGTCAAACACGACTTTGGTGACGCCCTTGGCCTTGGCAGCCTCGGCAATGGCCTTGCCCACCGCGACGGCGGCGTCGGTCTTGGTGCCCTCTACCTTGAGGGCCTTGCTACCGACCTGAGCGAGGGTGGTGCCGGTGGTGTCATCGATCACCTGGGCGTAGATGTACTTGCTCGAGCGGAACACGCTCAGGCGCGGACGGTCGGCGTTCGCAATCTTGCTGCGGTTACGCAGCTTGCGGCGCGAGGTACGATCCGTGAAAGTCATTACTTCTTACCCTTTCCGCCGGTGCTGCCAGACTTACCGGCCTTGAGGGCGATCTTCTGGCCAACCAGACGCACACCCTTACCGTGGTAAACGTCAGGCTTGCGCAGACGGCGCAGGTTGGCAGCCACCTGGCCGACCAGCTGCTTGTCAATGCCGCTGACGTCGATCTTGGTGGGCTCGGGGACCGTGAAGGTCACGCCTTCGGGCGCCTCGATGACCACCGGGTGGCTGAAGCCCAGGCTCATCTCGAGGTTCT is part of the Deinobacterium chartae genome and harbors:
- the rpmD gene encoding 50S ribosomal protein L30, producing MKVTLVRSTIGRTEDQIATVKALGLKRLGDSRELPNTDAVKGMVNKVKFLLEVEE
- the secY gene encoding preprotein translocase subunit SecY, giving the protein MLRAFRDALRIPELQRKFLFTLLLLTLYRLGSLIPTPGINPQTADQAAGQAGGLLGLVSSISGGNLSAFSIFALGVLPYITASIVFQILTTALPPLEKLQKEGEEGRKKINQYTRYAAIALGAVQAALLSFVVQANDGAYLLPGWAPGIWFTLHFVLVQVAGVAFTLWLGERISEVGIGNGISLIIFAGIVAQYPSAISAIGQLAQNGQISLLSIVAFALIILVVTAGIVLVQQAERRVPVQYARKEVGGRRYGGQATYLPIKVNQAGVIPAIFASAFLSIPQFFAASNQRFSEFVSTYLVNTTATGMVLEVLLIVGFTYLYNSIQFDPKRVSENLREAGGFIPGVRPGAQTAEHLGFISTRLTLWGALFLGALVLTPQLLQNVTGISGAASFAFSGTGLLIVVGVALDTLKQVEAQLTVRRYDGFISKGRLRGRL
- the rpsM gene encoding 30S ribosomal protein S13, which produces MARIAGVDIPREKRIEIALTYIFGIGPARAADVLERAQVNPDTRVKALTEAEITRLRDAVEKTYKVEGDLRSEIGQNIKRLMDIGAYRGLRHRRGLPVRGQRTKTNARTRKGPKKTVAGKKKAARK
- the rpmJ gene encoding 50S ribosomal protein L36, yielding MKVRTSVKKMCDKCKVIRRHGRVLVICENVKHKQRQG
- the rplR gene encoding 50S ribosomal protein L18 produces the protein MTFTDRTSRRKLRNRSKIANADRPRLSVFRSSKYIYAQVIDDTTGTTLAQVGSKALKVEGTKTDAAVAVGKAIAEAAKAKGVTKVVFDRGEYKYHGRVKALADAAREGGLDF
- a CDS encoding adenylate kinase; translated protein: MRQSKVIIFLGPPGAGKGTQAERLAAEQNLLKISTGDILRDHVSRQTELGQRVKPILDAGQLVPDEILIALIRDKLSTLERIRVIFDGFPRTRRQAEELDVLLEELGAKVDAVPTLEVPEEELIARIVERGKISGRSDDTEATARERQAVYRADTAPLIDYYSARSLVRRVDGVGSMDEVYGRILEAID
- the rplO gene encoding 50S ribosomal protein L15, with product MKLNELKPNPGSRRERKRVGRGPGGTDKTAGRGHKGQKSRSGAGKGQFFEGGRSTLLSRLPKRGFNHVGIEYALINLRDLERFEPGSTLDFADFIVGGLIKNGNKPIKLLASGEVTGAYTLHVDAASKSAIAKIEAAGGKVILTEEEQGSEEAKEA
- the rpsE gene encoding 30S ribosomal protein S5, yielding MTFNRRNERETSEFEEKMISVNRTAKTYQGGRRFRFAALVIIGDRNGRVGMGIGKAKEVPVAIEKAKAIARKNMITVPVENGTIPHDIVGEGTTSRVMLKPAGPGTGVIAGIVPRSIAELAGITNLLSKELGSRNQINVAYAVFDGLKRLRTAKQVAALKGGEQ
- the infA gene encoding translation initiation factor IF-1, producing the protein MARRKSKEPREKREKKESDTIRAEGVITEALPNTTFRVQLDSGHDILAYISGKMRIHYIRILPGDRVVLEISPYDPSRGRIVYRK
- the rpsK gene encoding 30S ribosomal protein S11, whose product is MAKARTNTKTKRVRRNIAHGRAYIHASYNNTIVTITDLDGNSVAWSSGGTIGYKGSKKGTPYAAQLAAADAVKKAQGFGMSQVEVVVRGTGSGREQAIRAIQASGIDVKSIMDDTPVPHNGCRPAKKNRV